The following are encoded in a window of Chryseobacterium sp. genomic DNA:
- the map gene encoding type I methionyl aminopeptidase: MIHLKTLPELRLMRDSAQLVSKTLGLLAKEIQPGVTTNHLDKLGGEYIRDHGGEPAFLGMYGFPKNLCISPNAEVVHGIPNDTPLKEGDILSVDCGVYMNGFYGDHAYSFEVGEVAPETKKLLEVTKQSLYKGIEQCVRGKRIGDISYAIQQHCEKHGYGVVRELVGHGLGRKMHEDPQVPNYGRKGSGKVIKDGIALAIEPMVNMGTEKVKFHDDGWTVTSLDMSPSAHFEHDVCVIGGKPVLLSTYRYIYEALGIVSDEEDPFTLDF, translated from the coding sequence ATGATTCATCTGAAAACACTGCCCGAACTTAGACTGATGCGTGATAGCGCCCAACTGGTTTCTAAAACCCTCGGTTTGCTGGCAAAAGAAATACAACCCGGTGTAACGACCAATCATCTTGATAAACTGGGTGGGGAATATATACGTGACCATGGTGGTGAACCCGCTTTCCTGGGAATGTACGGTTTCCCTAAAAACCTGTGTATCTCGCCGAATGCTGAGGTCGTACACGGAATCCCTAACGATACGCCACTGAAGGAGGGCGATATCCTGTCCGTGGACTGTGGTGTCTATATGAACGGTTTCTACGGCGATCATGCCTACAGTTTTGAGGTAGGAGAGGTAGCTCCCGAAACCAAAAAACTCCTTGAAGTTACAAAGCAATCCCTTTACAAAGGCATTGAGCAGTGTGTTCGCGGTAAAAGAATAGGCGATATTTCCTATGCCATACAGCAGCACTGTGAGAAGCATGGTTACGGTGTGGTGCGTGAACTCGTAGGTCATGGACTCGGACGCAAAATGCATGAAGATCCCCAGGTGCCGAATTATGGCCGGAAAGGTAGCGGCAAGGTCATTAAAGACGGCATTGCGCTCGCCATTGAACCCATGGTGAATATGGGAACTGAAAAGGTGAAATTTCACGATGACGGCTGGACGGTTACTTCACTGGATATGTCGCCTTCAGCTCATTTCGAGCATGATGTATGTGTCATTGGCGGTAAACCTGTATTGCTTTCTACTTACAGATACATTTACGAGGCGCTGGGCATTGTAAGTGATGAAGAGGACC
- a CDS encoding BT0820 family HAD-type phosphatase — translation MLNNKKLAIDFDGTVVDDAYPGIGKPKTFAFETLKKLQSEGYRLILWTYRHGKSLEEAVEFCKKNGVEFYAVNSSFEGEIYDSENASRKIDADLFIDDRNLGGFPGWGEIYNIINQRIEFRVDGGEVLAYSKIKKDKKKGLFW, via the coding sequence ATGCTTAACAATAAAAAACTTGCAATAGATTTTGACGGCACCGTGGTAGATGATGCTTATCCCGGAATAGGAAAACCAAAAACTTTTGCTTTCGAAACGCTTAAAAAACTGCAGTCTGAAGGCTACCGACTGATCCTTTGGACTTACAGGCACGGCAAATCTCTGGAGGAAGCCGTGGAGTTCTGCAAAAAGAACGGCGTGGAGTTCTACGCTGTGAATTCCAGCTTTGAGGGAGAGATTTATGACAGTGAGAATGCCTCACGTAAAATTGACGCAGACCTCTTTATAGATGATCGTAACCTGGGCGGATTTCCGGGTTGGGGCGAGATTTACAATATCATCAACCAGCGGATTGAATTCCGTGTGGACGGTGGCGAGGTGCTGGCCTATTCTAAAATAAAAAAAGACAAAAAAAAGGGACTTTTCTGGTAA